Proteins co-encoded in one Nonomuraea helvata genomic window:
- a CDS encoding TerC family protein, with translation MLDWVTDPQIWIGFFTLVALEIVLGIDNIIFISILAGKLPPEQRDRARVMGLGAALITRLLLLLGLSWVVQLTEPLFAVLGHEISGRDLILLLGGLFLLGKSVTEIGHSMDAPAEKDGKKAAAASFASVILQIMVLDIVFSLDSVITAVGMVDQLGVMIAAVVVAVVVMLFASGPISRFVDRHPSIKMLALAFLVLIGVVLIAEGFGQHIPKGYIYFAMAFSLVVELLNIRVRSKRAHPEQQDSASKMK, from the coding sequence ATGTTGGACTGGGTGACGGACCCACAGATCTGGATCGGCTTCTTCACCCTGGTCGCCCTGGAGATCGTGCTGGGCATCGACAACATCATCTTCATCTCCATCCTGGCCGGGAAACTGCCCCCTGAACAGCGCGACAGGGCCCGCGTGATGGGTCTGGGCGCCGCCCTGATCACCCGCCTGCTCCTGCTGCTCGGCCTGTCGTGGGTGGTGCAGCTCACCGAGCCGCTGTTCGCCGTCCTCGGCCACGAGATATCGGGACGCGACCTGATCCTGCTGCTCGGTGGCCTGTTCCTGCTGGGCAAGAGCGTCACCGAGATCGGCCACAGCATGGACGCGCCCGCGGAGAAGGACGGCAAGAAGGCCGCTGCCGCCTCCTTCGCCTCGGTGATCCTGCAGATCATGGTGCTGGACATCGTGTTCTCGCTCGACTCCGTCATCACCGCCGTCGGCATGGTGGACCAGCTCGGCGTGATGATCGCGGCGGTCGTGGTGGCGGTGGTGGTGATGCTGTTCGCCTCCGGGCCGATCAGCAGGTTCGTGGACCGGCACCCGAGCATCAAGATGCTGGCGCTGGCGTTCCTGGTGCTCATCGGCGTGGTGCTCATCGCCGAGGGCTTCGGCCAGCACATCCCCAAGGGCTACATCTACTTCGCGATGGCGTTCTCGCTCGTCGTCGAGCTGCTGAACATCCGGGTGCGCAGTAAGCGCGCCCACCCGGAGCAGCAGGATTCCGCTTCTAAGATGAAATAG